One part of the Thermoanaerobacterium sp. CMT5567-10 genome encodes these proteins:
- a CDS encoding NlpC/P60 family protein: protein MKINNVETLLIKAPVKKPFKTSFERYIKPTIMGMDILDFDNLMLKLDKSILHNSSAKAACDIAIYDILGQYYKTPLYRYLGVVTGNHIRTQFNPFDKDISELEFDMGTRIPLENNKLVSIGNQNTFGNHVVKLPTKDVNGNLVFKDALVSTLQDINRGYLPYTRANILRQAFKLLGDRYGWGDSFNGRDCSSFIMYVYKTFGFRLPKERR, encoded by the coding sequence ATGAAAATTAATAATGTTGAAACATTACTAATAAAAGCACCTGTTAAAAAGCCATTTAAAACTTCATTTGAAAGATACATAAAGCCAACCATAATGGGTATGGACATTCTTGATTTTGATAATCTAATGCTAAAACTTGATAAGAGTATTTTGCACAATTCAAGTGCAAAAGCAGCATGTGATATAGCTATATATGATATACTTGGACAATACTATAAAACGCCATTATATAGATATCTCGGAGTTGTAACGGGTAATCACATAAGGACACAGTTTAACCCATTTGATAAAGATATTTCAGAACTAGAATTTGATATGGGTACAAGGATACCCCTAGAAAATAATAAGCTTGTAAGTATAGGTAATCAAAATACATTTGGAAATCATGTTGTTAAGTTGCCTACAAAAGATGTTAATGGAAATCTTGTATTTAAAGATGCATTGGTATCAACGTTGCAAGATATAAATAGAGGTTACCTTCCATATACGAGGGCAAATATTTTAAGACAGGCATTTAAACTTCTTGGTGATAGGTATGGCTGGGGTGACAGCTTTAATGGGAGGGATTGCTCAAGCTTTATAATGTATGTATATAAGACATTTGGATTTAGACTTCCCAAGGAACGCCGATGA
- the ald gene encoding alanine dehydrogenase: MKIGVPKEIKIGEERVAITPAGVEAFCSNGHTVYIEKNAGIGSGIEDEEYIKAGAEIVETPYEVFQKSDMIIKVKEPQPSEYDYFKEGQILFTYLHLAPNIELTKALLKKKIIGIAYETVQNDDGSLPLLVPMSEVAGRMSVIIGAHLLENVNKGRGVLLSGVPGVEQAEVVIIGGGTVGTNAAKIASGMGAHVTILDLNAQRLAYLDDIFGGKITTLMSNSYNIAESVKKADLLIGAVLIPGSKTPKLVTENMVKSMKKGSVIVDVAIDQGGSVETIDRITTHENPYFIKYGVVHYSVANIPGAVPRTSTFALTNVTIPYAIDIANKGYKKALLENKSLLKGLNIYYDNVTYKAVADAHGFKYVDPLEALK; encoded by the coding sequence ATGAAGATTGGCGTACCAAAGGAAATAAAAATAGGTGAAGAAAGAGTGGCTATAACACCAGCGGGAGTTGAGGCATTTTGTTCTAATGGTCATACAGTGTATATTGAGAAAAATGCAGGTATTGGAAGCGGTATTGAGGATGAAGAATATATAAAGGCAGGTGCTGAAATTGTTGAAACTCCTTACGAAGTATTTCAAAAATCGGATATGATAATAAAGGTAAAAGAGCCACAACCATCTGAATATGATTATTTTAAAGAAGGTCAAATCCTATTTACTTATTTACATTTAGCACCAAATATTGAATTAACAAAAGCACTTCTAAAGAAAAAGATTATCGGTATTGCATATGAGACTGTACAAAATGACGATGGATCACTTCCATTATTGGTTCCCATGAGTGAAGTGGCAGGGCGAATGTCTGTAATAATCGGAGCACATTTATTAGAAAATGTAAATAAAGGGAGAGGTGTTTTATTAAGCGGAGTACCTGGTGTTGAACAGGCAGAAGTTGTAATAATAGGCGGTGGAACTGTAGGCACAAATGCTGCAAAAATAGCTTCAGGCATGGGAGCACATGTGACAATACTTGACCTCAATGCTCAAAGACTTGCATATCTTGATGACATATTTGGTGGCAAGATAACAACATTGATGTCAAATAGTTATAACATTGCAGAGAGTGTGAAAAAAGCAGATCTTTTAATAGGTGCTGTATTGATTCCAGGTTCAAAAACACCAAAGCTTGTTACAGAAAATATGGTAAAAAGTATGAAGAAGGGTTCTGTTATAGTTGATGTAGCAATAGATCAAGGTGGATCTGTTGAGACAATTGATAGGATAACCACACATGAAAATCCATATTTTATTAAGTATGGTGTTGTACATTATTCTGTAGCGAATATACCAGGAGCAGTTCCGAGGACATCTACATTTGCATTAACAAATGTTACAATTCCGTATGCGATTGATATTGCGAATAAAGGCTATAAAAAAGCGTTATTAGAAAACAAATCACTTTTAAAGGGATTGAATATATATTATGACAATGTGACATATAAAGCAGTAGCAGATGCACATGGATTTAAATATGTCGATCCTCTTGAAGCATTGAAATAG
- a CDS encoding ABC transporter substrate-binding protein: MSKSFRFTSFIIAVLILAVIFSGCSKSNSTSASSDTIKVGALYELTGGVATFGTSSYNGAKLYIDEVNKNGGVLGKKIVLLKRDNKSQTDESINQATKLIQQDKVVAILGPVTSTNTIAASSIAMQNHIPLITGSATAVSVTVDPNTNKVKNEIFRACFIDPYQGSVMAQFAAEKLNAKTAVVYIDNKSDYSKGLAQSFKEQFEKLGGKVIDTEAYVAGDQDFKAALTKIKGLNPDVIFIPGYYQETGKIAKQARDMGIEVPLLGGDGWDSPELLKIAGASALNNVYYSNHFISTDPDPTVQDFIKKYKDAYGTEPDAMAALAYDTAGMLVQAIKDANSTDPAKIIDALSKLKDFKGVTGTITINSQHNPVKSAVIIQLKDGKQNFVEKVAAQ, from the coding sequence ATGTCAAAGTCATTTAGATTCACATCATTCATCATTGCTGTATTAATTTTAGCTGTAATATTTTCAGGTTGTTCAAAAAGCAATTCAACATCTGCATCATCAGATACCATAAAAGTTGGAGCACTTTATGAGCTGACAGGTGGCGTTGCAACATTCGGGACATCGTCCTACAATGGTGCAAAATTGTACATCGATGAAGTGAATAAAAACGGTGGTGTGCTTGGTAAAAAAATTGTTTTATTGAAAAGAGATAATAAATCGCAAACTGATGAATCAATAAATCAGGCTACAAAACTTATACAACAAGATAAAGTTGTAGCTATCTTAGGGCCTGTAACATCAACAAATACAATAGCAGCATCATCTATTGCAATGCAAAACCATATACCTTTGATAACAGGTTCGGCTACTGCTGTAAGTGTTACAGTCGATCCTAACACAAACAAGGTCAAAAACGAGATATTCAGAGCTTGCTTTATAGATCCATATCAAGGTAGTGTTATGGCACAATTTGCTGCAGAAAAATTGAATGCCAAAACCGCAGTTGTGTATATTGATAATAAAAGTGACTACAGCAAAGGTCTTGCACAAAGTTTCAAAGAACAGTTTGAAAAGCTTGGCGGGAAAGTTATTGATACAGAAGCATATGTAGCAGGTGATCAGGATTTTAAAGCAGCCCTTACTAAGATAAAAGGATTAAATCCAGATGTCATATTTATACCTGGATACTATCAAGAAACAGGAAAAATAGCTAAACAGGCAAGGGACATGGGTATAGAAGTACCTTTGCTTGGTGGTGACGGTTGGGACTCACCTGAACTATTAAAGATAGCAGGTGCATCTGCACTAAACAACGTTTATTACAGCAATCACTTTATATCAACAGACCCTGATCCGACTGTTCAAGATTTCATTAAGAAATATAAAGATGCTTACGGTACAGAACCTGATGCGATGGCAGCACTTGCGTATGATACAGCAGGCATGTTGGTGCAAGCGATAAAAGATGCCAACTCAACTGATCCTGCAAAGATTATTGATGCTTTATCCAAGCTTAAAGATTTTAAAGGCGTAACAGGTACAATAACAATAAATAGTCAGCATAATCCAGTCAAATCTGCTGTTATCATACAGTTAAAAGATGGTAAGCAGAACTTTGTTGAAAAGGTAGCAGCACAGTAA
- a CDS encoding branched-chain amino acid ABC transporter permease codes for MKTFIEQLINGLSLGSIYALIALGYTMVYGIMKLINFAHGDIYMVGAFTGFFASTYLHLGFVPSLLLAMLVSLILGVTIERVAYRPLRDKSKISILITAIGVSLLLENGGIILLSPQVRTYPQIFKQHMYSFFNGIITISNQQIVIFVVSIIMMVGLQLIIYKTKMGKAMRAVSTDPDAAKLMGVNVDRTVSFTFAIGSALAAVAGVLVGIYYNSIDPLMGIMPGLKAFIAAVLGGIGIIPGAMVGGLLMGVIEALVSGYGSSLYRDGVSFAILIIILLIKPTGLFGKNVREKV; via the coding sequence ATGAAGACATTTATAGAGCAGCTTATAAATGGTTTATCCTTAGGAAGTATATACGCACTTATTGCTCTCGGATATACTATGGTTTACGGCATAATGAAGCTTATAAATTTCGCTCACGGTGATATATACATGGTAGGTGCCTTTACAGGATTCTTTGCATCCACATATCTCCACCTCGGCTTTGTACCATCTCTTTTATTGGCAATGTTAGTAAGCCTTATACTAGGTGTGACAATAGAGCGTGTGGCGTACAGGCCCTTAAGAGATAAGTCAAAAATCTCAATATTGATTACAGCTATCGGTGTCTCCCTTTTGCTGGAAAACGGAGGCATAATCCTCTTGTCTCCGCAAGTCAGGACGTATCCTCAGATTTTCAAGCAGCACATGTACTCATTTTTCAACGGAATAATTACAATATCAAACCAGCAAATCGTCATATTTGTCGTATCCATAATCATGATGGTGGGACTTCAGCTAATAATATACAAAACAAAGATGGGAAAGGCCATGAGAGCTGTCTCCACAGACCCAGATGCAGCAAAACTTATGGGAGTAAATGTAGATAGGACCGTTTCATTTACATTTGCAATAGGATCTGCCCTTGCTGCTGTTGCAGGTGTCTTAGTTGGCATATACTACAACTCAATAGATCCCCTAATGGGTATCATGCCAGGCTTAAAAGCATTCATAGCAGCAGTCTTAGGCGGAATAGGAATAATACCAGGTGCTATGGTAGGAGGATTATTGATGGGGGTCATAGAAGCACTTGTTTCCGGTTACGGCAGCTCCCTATACAGAGATGGCGTTTCATTTGCAATACTCATCATAATACTTTTAATAAAGCCAACAGGACTATTTGGCAAAAATGTAAGAGAGAAAGTGTAG